A genomic stretch from Plasmodium cynomolgi strain B DNA, chromosome 8, whole genome shotgun sequence includes:
- a CDS encoding hypothetical protein (putative): MIGGLSVSITLIGLASLVKSGHSVYLLLSAFKLENDSIDHFTIPYTLVAQIVICALVTIYGGSRLFLNFKQIRGSEPTSFGNFEWDKNHARKSYRPCFNRKFFIKSYAKDFLLKSI; this comes from the exons atgatTGGGGGACTCTCCGTTTCGATTACGCTGATAGGTTTAGCGTCCCTTGTGAAGAGTGGGCACTCCGTGTACCTGC TCCTTAGCGCATTCAAGTTGGAAAATGACAGCATCGATCACTTCACCATACCATACACG CTCGTCGCGCAAATCGTGATTTGTGCCTTGGTGACCATTTACGGCGGAAGCAGACTCTTCCTCAACTTCAAGCAAATCAGGGGGAGCGAGCCCACCAGCTTCGGCAATTT cgaGTGGGATAAGAACCACGCACGGAAGAGCTACCGCCCCTGCTTCAACAGAAAATTCTTCATCAAAAGTTACGCGAAGGATTTCCTCCTCAAGTCCATTTGA
- a CDS encoding 40S ribosomal protein S23 (partial;~putative) — PNSAYRKCVRVQLIKNGKKITAFVPGDGCLNFIDENDEVLVSGFGRSGHSVGDLPGVKFKVVKVARVSLLALFKEKKEKPRS; from the coding sequence CCCAACTCCGCCTATCGAAAGTGTGTCCGAGTGCAGTTGATTAagaatggaaagaaaatcACAGCTTTCGTTCCTGGAGACGGTTGCTTAAATTTTATCGACGAAAACGATGAGGTGTTGGTCTCAGGATTTGGACGAAGTGGTCACTCTGTTGGTGACTTGCCCGGAGTGAAATTTAAGGTGGTCAAAGTAGCTCGGGTGTCCCTGCTAGCCCTGTTTaaagagaagaaggagaagccaAGATCGTAG
- a CDS encoding hypothetical protein (putative): protein MVMKTVLQSRKLLDAKNRVTFTGKNYICFQRSALRDHVVRKETPKFEQKPLGSYPVPPEAEMMWRNRHTAYGGYIQQTISPFQQKIMYPFWHMALARWWAKFSSYVWWWIWPFAITNLILWKMFRDAKKYVELKH, encoded by the coding sequence ATGGTGATGAAAACCGTGCTGCAGAGCCGTAAGCTGTTGGACGCCAAGAACAGGGTGACATTCACGGGCAAGAACTACATATGCTTTCAAAGGAGCGCTCTTCGAGACCATGTAGTGAGGAAGGAGACCCCTAAATTTGAGCAGAAGCCCTTGGGGTCGTACCCAGTCCCCCCCGAAGCTGAGATGATGTGGAGAAATAGACATACGGCCTATGGTGGGTACATTCAACAGACCATCTCTCCCTTCCAACAGAAAATTATGTACCCATTTTGGCACATGGCCTTGGCGAGATGGTGGGCCAAATTTTCATCCTACGTTTGGTGGTGGATATGGCCCTTCGCAATAACGAATTTGATTTTGTGGAAAATGTTTCGCGATGCGAAGAAATATGTCGAGCTGAAGCAT
- a CDS encoding FAD-dependent glycerol-3-phosphate dehydrogenase (putative), with product MLRKAIAASGGLGMMGAGCVYLLKVNFHKNMIDGDVEYKYSSVSSRSEMINRLKKNQYDVLIIGGGATGAGLALDCATRGIKCALIDKGDFSSGTSSKSTKLLHGGIRYLENAVKNFDLTELYFVWEALGERAHAMKIAPFMSRSVPIIMPIYKYWQVPYFAYNIKVYDLLADLVCYFDKGVPNSSYIRHSNTVDGFPLLKKEQLKGSLVYYDGQHNDSRMNLNLILTSAMENYIPGQVGATVCNHMEVVGFIKDDDGKKIVGVRAVDRISNKEIEIFAKVIVNATGPHGDVVRKLADETVTPVIQTSSGCHFILPKWYSSKNNGMIIPKTSDGRVLFLLPWENATIVGTTDEQRQLEENPQIQKKDTDFLASELSKYINVDADEIKNDIKAAWCGFRPLVMDTKAKKKASTKKTTSKSQAKGDNQTTNTEAITTHKISRSHEIIEDDNGLISILGGKWTIYRKMAQDTVDYISKKHCDKVKTKYNCRTKFLMLVGSHDEQGKHNMDDLTYGSSKLSKKLVQKYSKIDYDTAHHLVSNYGYLAEKVCELATELNLFNKIDASKPYIEAEVVYASRYEFASTISDIIGRRFRLGFVDSAVSGKVISKIASLMKDELSWSRDQMNRNIEDAKLYVRSLSL from the coding sequence ATGCTGAGGAAGGCTATCGCCGCGTCCGGCGGCCTCGGAATGATGGGAGCGGGGTGTGTGTACCTGCTGAAGGTGAactttcacaaaaatatgattgATGGAGATGTGGAGTACAAGTACAGCTCTGTGAGCAGTCGTAGCGAAATGATAAACCGCCTGAAGAAGAACCAATACGATGTGTTAATAATAGGAGGAGGCGCCACTGGCGCGGGATTAGCCCTAGACTGCGCCACGAGGGGAATCAAGTGTGCCCTAATAGACAAGGGGGACTTCTCAAGTGGTACGTCCTCTAAGTCAACCAAATTATTACATGGAGGAATACGGTATCTAGAAAAtgcagtaaaaaattttgatctCACAgagttatattttgtatGGGAAGCATTAGGAGAAAGAGCTCATGCTATGAAGATCGCCCCATTCATGTCTAGGTCAGTACCAATTATAATGCCTATTTACAAATACTGGCAGGTTCCCTACTTCGCATATAACATAAAGGTATACGATCTTTTGGCGGACTTAGTGTGCTACTTCGACAAGGGGGTTCCTAACTCAAGTTACATCAGGCATTCCAACACAGTTGATGGTTTCCCCCTGCTGAAGAAGGAACAACTGAAAGGATCACTAGTGTATTACGATGGGCAGCATAATGATAGCCGTATGAATCTGAACCTGATTCTGACGAGCGCTATGGAGAATTATATCCCCGGACAAGTGGGAGCCACTGTGTGTAATCATATGGAAGTGGTAGGCTTCATAAAGGATGATGATGGAAAGAAAATCGTTGGAGTGAGAGCAGTAGACCGAATTAGCAATAAAGAAATCGAAATATTTGCTAAGGTTATCGTGAATGCTACAGGACCACATGGAGATGTGGTGAGAAAACTGGCAGATGAAACTGTCACCCCAGTTATACAGACCTCCTCAGGATGCCATTTCATCCTCCCTAAATGGTATTCCTCCAAAAATAATGGAATGATCATACCTAAGACAAGTGACGGGagagtcctttttttgttaccttGGGAAAATGCTACCATAGTTGGAACTACTGATGAGCAGAGACAACTAGAAGAGAACCCACagattcaaaaaaaagacacgGACTTTTTAGCTAGCGAATTATCTAAATACATAAACGTAGATGCagatgaaattaaaaatgatataaaagCTGCTTGGTGTGGATTCAGACCACTAGTTATGGATAccaaggcaaaaaaaaaagcttccaCTAAGAAGACCACTTCGAAAAGTCAAGCTAAAGGAGACAACCAAACTACCAACACAGAAGCTATAACAACACACAAAATTTCGAGAAGTCATGAAATTATTGAAGATGACAATGGGCTTATCAGCATTTTAGGAGGAAAATGGACTATATATAGGAAGATGGCTCAGGATACTGTAGACTACATATCGAAGAAACACTGCGATAAGGTTAAAACTAAGTATAACTGCAGGACGAAGTTTTTGATGCTTGTTGGTAGTCATGACGAACAGGGAAAACACAACATGGATGATTTAACTTATGGTAGTAGTAAGCTGAGCAAAAAACTGGttcaaaaatatagcaaaattGATTACGACACTGCTCATCACCTCGTGTCCAACTATGGATACTTGGCAGAGAAGGTATGCGAACTAGCTACGGAGCTGAATCTATTCAACAAAATTGATGCGTCGAAACCGTATATCGAAGCGGAAGTGGTCTATGCCAGTAGATACGAATTCGCTTCCACCATTTCGGATATCATTGGGAGAAGGTTCCGACTAGGGTTCGTCGACTCCGCTGTGTCCGGTAAGGTCATCTCCAAAATTGCCAGCCTCATGAAGGACGAGTTGAGTTGGAGCCGCGACCAAATGAACAGGAATATCGAGGACGCCAAGCTCTACGTCCGATCGCTCTCCCTG
- a CDS encoding hypothetical protein (putative), producing MNFLKIFQSEKKCNDESVSPPNGEVPKENGTSSPPVTKDVELNYSHDVNTQEGCNNVSAPFENCEEANMGGHVDGSVRQANFENGASGLMTQDADPGVHLTQGASGVGETGPTASSSHPVGSHSVGSHSAGVHPVGIPPVDMPPPQFGGPGIYEQKENYDYANGSLNAGMPYPCSTYDMSANDTYAGGSHGRTHGSSSANSSSVNGITANHSTANQGGVRNEDYLIPAEKSITSVAKRNFCVNSTGGEETLQPPTDLHANSGKVNDAKVNLAPFESKPGGIYMDPKSNYAEQVERGDSYNKHHIVVTPYTDSASVGTLPYGYDHHVSSNNAAANGAVSTPGGMNKTVDYAFPSGSFPPSQVVENNLSSNLVHSFQHQLNDIAFTQQNHVAVRKKGEFPSKQSYMNLHSGVGGADKMEGTNAGSNYNYEEDRVAKRSSGVQSGVHVGTTQQRESARKLVQGGHVVNSAQMSGQQMSGQQMSGQQMSGQQMSGQQMSGQQMNGQQMSSQQMNGQQVGSPQMEDPPNGAPSGQLRMGKAEQKRKQRVGDPRRGVGGGEEGHSKGSYAVGKMVRWKQNEEEDHLKEKKVDAPIEREDDKGNEYYYEKTLDFLKKEFSIHHSDNRNSYLNDRDMLAKTPFFKLVNFEKKLATERKRVLNYYHEDRKQIYSTTINKDKQFSHIFFNNEKYYDAKEILAYLLPYHTFYLDDICIDSSDDDEEFCENLKNDVREIDAGISQVKDSFRAYTNPSMVSTQSDEVGKTAH from the coding sequence atgaactttttaaaaatttttcaaagcgAAAAGAAATGCAACGATGAATCTGTTAGTCCACCAAACGGTGAAGTGCCGAAAGAAAATGGCACGTCCTCCCCCCCGGTGACGAAGGACGTCGAGCTGAATTACAGCCACGATGTTAACACGCAGGAGGGATGCAACAACGTTTCAGCTCCCTTTGAGAATTGTGAAGAGGCCAATATGGGTGGTCATGTAGACGGTTCGGTTAGACAGGCGAACTTTGAAAACGGCGCAAGTGGTTTAATGACCCAGGACGCAGACCCGGGGGTGCACCTTACGCAGGGCGCAAGCGGCGTGGGTGAAACGGGACCGACCGCTTCGAGTAGCCACCCGGTAGGTAGCCACTCGGTAGGTAGCCACTCTGCAGGCGTTCACCCGGTAGGCATCCCCCCTGTTGACATGCCCCCCCCCCAGTTCGGCGGCCCGGGCATCTacgaacaaaaggaaaactacGACTACGCGAATGGGAGCCTCAACGCAGGCATGCCCTACCCCTGCAGCACGTACGACATGAGTGCCAATGACACGTATGCTGGTGGTAGCCATGGGAGAACACACGGCAGCAGTAGTGCTAACAGCAGTAGCGTTAACGGCATCACCGCTAACCACAGCACCGCTAACCAAGGGGGGGTTCGAAATGAAGATTACCTCATCCCAGCGGAGAAAAGTATCACCAGTGTTGCCAAGCGAAATTTTTGTGTTAATTCGACGGGGGGAGAGGAAACGTTGCAGCCCCCCACCGACCTTCATGCGAACAGCGGAAAGGTGAACGACGCAAAGGTGAACCTCGCACCATTTGAGAGCAAACCGGGTGGGATTTACATGGACCCGAAGAGTAACTACGCGGAACAAGTAGAGCGTGGTGATTCTTACAATAAGCATCATATCGTGGTGACCCCATACACAGACAGTGCCTCAGTTGGAACTCTACCTTATGGGTATGACCACCATGTGAGTAGCAACAACGCAGCAGCAAATGGGGCGGTGAGTACTCCCGGAGGAATGAATAAAACTGTCGATTACGCGTTCCCGTCGGGGTCGTTTCCCCCAAGCCAAGTGgtagaaaataatttgtcgAGCAACCTAGTGCACTCTTTCCAACACCAATTAAATGACATAGCTTTTACTCAACAGAATCACGTGGCTGtaaggaaaaagggagagttCCCTAGTAAGCAGTCTTACATGAATTTGCACAGTGGCGTAGGGGGTGcagacaaaatggagggaacCAATGCAGGCAGTAATTACAACTACGAAGAGGACCGGGTGGCCAAGCGCTCTAGTGGGGTGCAAAGCGGCGTGCACGTAGGCACCACGCAGCAGAGGGAGAGCGCGCGGAAGCTTGTTCAAGGCGGCCACGTGGTGAATAGCGCGCAGATGAGCGGCCAGCAGATGAGCGGTCAGCAGATGAGCGGTCAGCAGATGAGCGGCCAGCAGATGAGCGGTCAGCAGATGAGCGGCCAGCAGATGAACGGCCAGCAGATGAGCAGTCAACAGATGAACGGCCAGCAGGTCGGAAGcccccaaatggaagacCCCCCAAATGGCGCGCCAAGTGGGCAGCTCCGAATGGGCAAAGCGGAGCAGAAGCGGAAGCAGCGGGTAGGGGATCCCAGGCGAGGTgtcggggggggagaggaaggACACAGCAAGGGTAGCTACGCCGTGGGTAAGATGGTCCGATGGaaacaaaacgaagaggaggatcacctgaaggagaagaaggtaGACGCTCCGATCGAGCGGGAAGACGACAAGGGGAACGAGTACTACTATGAAAAGACACTagattttttgaaaaaagaatttagcATCCACCACAGTGATAATAGGAACAGCTACCTAAACGACAGAGACATGCTGGCAAAAACGCCCTTTTTTAAGCTTgtcaattttgaaaaaaagctagctaCTGAGAGGAAGCGAGTTCTGAATTACTATCACGAAGATAGGAAGCAAATTTACTCTACCACGATAAATAAAGACAAACAATtttctcacatttttttcaacaatgaaaaatattacgaTGCTAAGGAGATCTTGGCATATTTGCTACCGTACCATACATTTTACTTGGATGATATTTGTATCGATTCTTCTGACGATGACGAAGAGTTTTGTGAGAACCTCAAAAATGACGTCAGGGAAATCGATGCGGGTATCTCCCAGGTAAAGGATTCCTTTCGTGCCTACACGAATCCCTCCATGGTGAGTACACAGAGTGATGAGGTGGGGAAAACCGCCCACTGA
- a CDS encoding 40S ribosomal protein S12 (putative), translated as MTDVESVDNNVVVEEKTVFDHTTAIQKVLKNALVHDGLKIGIREVIKSIESKEAKACFLSDVCSEPAYKKLITALCTEKNIPLFMVENDSKDLGQWVGLFKLDKEGNARKIIGASSVSIIDFGEESPERDYLMQQNQPAAAA; from the exons ATGACCGACGTCGAAAGCGTTGACAACAACGTAGTCGTGGAGGAGAAAACCGTTTTCGATCACACCACGGCCATACAGAAG gtTTTGAAGAACGCCCTGGTACACGATGGGCTCAAAATAGGAATCAGAGAAGTCATTAAGTCCATCGAGTCGAAGGAGGCCAAGGCATGCTTCCTGTCGGACGTATGTTCCGAGCCagcatacaaaaaattaatcacaGCTTTGTGTACAGAAAAGAATATACCCCTTTTTATGGTCGAAAATGACAGCAAGGATTTAGGCCAGTGGGTTGGCTTGTTCAAATTAGACAAGGAAGGGAATGCAAGAAAGATTATTGGCGCGAGTTCCGTTTCTATTATTGACTTTGGCGAAGAATCACCTGAGAGAGATTATTTAATGCAACAGAACCAGCCCGCTGCGGCTGCTTAA
- a CDS encoding glutaredoxin (putative) — protein sequence MACNNEAIKKFVQKIIDENVIAVFSKTECPYCIKAISILKGYSVDNVHVEQIEKNPNMADIQAYLKDLTGKSSVPRIFINKEIVGGCDDLVKENEEGKLQERLKKLGLLS from the exons ATGGCGTGCAACAACGAAGCaatcaaaaaatttgtgcagAAAATTATAGACGAAAATGTCATTGCGGTGTTTTCGAAAAC gGAATGCCCGTACTGCATTAAGGccatctccattttgaaaggATATAGCGTGGACAATGTG CATGTAGAACAAATCGAGAAGAACCCCAACATGGCGGACATCCAAGCCTACTTAAAAGACTTAACAG GAAAGAGCTCCGTGCCGCGGATATTCATCAATAAGGAGATTGTCGGCGGGTGTGACGACTTG GTGAAGGAGAACGAAGAGGGAAAGCTCCAAGAGCGCCTGAAGAAATTGGGCCTTCTCAGTTAA
- a CDS encoding hypothetical protein (putative) has translation MVHTCTGHLIRNHLAKSVRAFKGEGPFAQKSLWNVWAKKYSSEASPLVCGGSYAAGIPSWTGSTSSSICAGHRAPFTGHHTPITDHRTLLAPHRRAITSCSATRLGKQTSDESFFEGEHLNRKLGGYGYPMMFIVTYDRPSWQPFWENEYEVIPRDEFGVPASIPPEVSTHIKHTYYVPPQFYTFLKKLADDTEDLKPYMHKLIRGEFTYDDYQEMFYKFAKPLKIFRSKIPLPYRTAEEMSKEEEMKWESAWYTYRQKMLAEYNVTMCLREFILYMTVGLYFAYLWLDALRQYRLDMKLFYLEAPEHKINWVKPRGDLV, from the coding sequence atggtgcacaCCTGCACGGGTCACCTCATCAGGAACCACTTGGCCAAATCGGTCAGGGCTTTTAAAGGGGAAGGCCCCTTTGCCCAGAAGAGCTTATGGAATGTGTGGGCGAAGAAGTATAGCAGCGAGGCGTCCCCCCTGGTGTGTGGGGGGAGTTATGCTGCAGGAATTCCCAGCTGGACGGGCTCCACGAGTAGCAGCATCTGTGCAGGTCATCGCGCACCCTTTACAGGCCACCACACACCCATTACAGACCACCGCACACTCCTTGCACCCCACCGCAGAGCCATAACCAGCTGCAGTGCCACCCGCTTGGGAAAGCAAACCAGCGATGAGAGCTTCTTCGAAGGGGAACACCTAAATAGAAAATTAGGGGGTTATGGATACCCCATGATGTTTATCGTGACGTATGATCGACCCAGCTGGCAACCATTTTGGGAAAACGAATACGAGGTCATCCCAAGAGATGAATTCGGAGTCCCAGCCAGTATCCCCCCTGAGGTCTCCACACACATCAAGCACACCTACTATGTACCTCCACAGTTCTATACCTTCCTCAAAAAATTAGCTGATGATACAGAAGACCTAAAGCCATACATGCACAAACTTATCCGAGGTGAATTCACCTACGATGATTATCAAGAAATGTTTTACAAATTTGCAAAGCCGCTCAAAATTTTTAGGAGCAAGATACCCTTGCCGTATAGGACTGCAGAGGAGATgtcgaaggaggaggaaatgaAATGGGAGTCAGCTTGGTATACGTACCGACAGAAAATGCTAGCGGAGTATAATGTCACCATGTGCTTGCGTGAGTTTATTCTCTACATGACCGTGGGTCTGTACTTTGCCTACTTGTGGCTGGACGCCCTGAGGCAGTACCGCCTAGACATGAAGCTCTTTTACTTGGAGGCCCCCGAGCACAAGATCAACTGGGTCAAGCCGCGCGGCGATTTGGTGTAG
- a CDS encoding T-complex protein 1 beta subunit (putative), whose translation NPVSKILVDVSMQQDNKCGDGTTGVVVLAAEMLRNAEILIENKIHPQIICDGFRMALKAARDALEKSCFSHDINSDQFKEDMLKIARTTLSSKLLTHEKEHFSQLAVNAILRIKESLNLDLIQTIKKTGGTIKDSYLEEGFILEKRIGINQPKTLTHCNVMIANTPMDTDKVKIYGTKVNVNSFEDIQDLENEEKHKMKRKVENIIAHGCNVFINRQLIYNYPEQIFRENNVMTIEHSDFDGMERLASCLGAEIASTFEKDLNIQLGYCDKIEEVIIGEDKLIRFSGCKKNGACTIILRGASSHILEESERSLHDALAVLAETMKDNRVVLGAGCTEMLMSNAVDNLARTVEGKRSLAIEAFAKALRQIPTYILDNGGFDSSEIVSKIRAQHTKGNVYAGIDINAGDVGNVMELGIYESYKSKLSQLTSATEAVEMILRVDDIIKCAPRKRGGV comes from the coding sequence AATCCAGTGTCGAAAATACTAGTAGATGTTAGCATGCAACAGGATAATAAATGTGGAGATGGAACGACCGGAGTTGTAGTCCTAGCAGCAGAAATGCTCAGAAATGCAGAAATTcttattgaaaataaaatacaccCACAAATTATTTGTGATGGATTTCGCATGGCACTTAAGGCAGCAAGAGACGCGTTAGAAAAGTCCTGTTTTAGTCATGACATTAATTCGGATCAGTTTAAAGAAGACATGTTAAAAATTGCAAGGACGACACTCTCTTCCAAATTATTGACACATGAAAAGGAGCATTTTTCCCAGCTAGCTGTAAATGCAATTCTACGAATAAAAGAAAGTCTGAACTTGGATTTAATtcaaacaataaaaaaaacaggaggAACAATCAAAGATTCGTACTTAGAAGAAGGGTTCAtattagaaaaaagaattgggATCAACCAACCGAAGACTCTTACACATTGTAATGTGATGATAGCAAATACACCGATGGATACAGATAAGGTGAAAATTTATGGAACAAAAGTAAACGTAAACAGTTTTGAAGACATACAAGACTTAGAGAATGAGGAGAAGCATAAGATGAAAAGGAAGGTCGAAAATATTATTGCACATGGATGTAACGTTTTTATTAATAGACAGTTGATATATAACTATCCGGAACAAATTTTTCGGGAGAATAATGTGATGACTATTGAACATAGTGATTTCGATGGAATGGAAAGATTGGCTAGCTGTTTAGGAGCAGAAATTGCATCTACTTTTGAAAAGGATCTAAATATCCAGCTAGGATATTGTGATAAAATTGAGGAAGTTATCATAGGGGAAGATAAATTAATTCGATTTTCTGGCTGTAAAAAGAATGGAGCATGTACAATCATTTTGAGAGGTGCTTCCTCACATATTTTGGAGGAGAGTGAAAGGTCACTACATGACGCTCTTGCCGTTTTAGCAGAAACTATGAAGGATAATCGAGTCGTTTTGGGAGCCGGCTGTACAGAAATGCTCATGAGTAACGCCGTGGATAATTTAGCCAGGACTGTAGAGGGCAAACGCAGCTTAGCCATTGAAGCCTTTGCAAAGGCTCTAAGACAAATCCCCACCTACATATTAGATAATGGAGGATTTGATAGCTCAGAAATTGTTAGCAAGATAAGGGCCCAACATACCAAGGGCAATGTCTACGCAGGCATCGACATCAACGCGGGAGATGTGGGCAATGTCATGGAGCTGGGCATTTATGAGTCGTACAAATCAAAGTTATCTCAGTTGACCTCCGCCACGGAGGCGGTCGAGATGATTCTCCGAGTCGACGACATTATTAAGTGTGCCCCTCGCAAGAGGGGCGGCGTGTAA
- a CDS encoding hypothetical protein (putative), with protein sequence MTSAPGLAFANLTLMLDLPQLPAIFFVNVRNNFHVLMNEIKLNTVEHEEIFYPHNRINLQNGQINKMGRSRKYSNNRNWLFGTPF encoded by the coding sequence ATGACGTCCGCCCCAGGACTGGCCTTCGCCAACCTGACGTTGATGTTGGACCTACCCCAACTACCAGCCATCTTCTTTGTCAACGTACGGAATAACTTCCATGTCCTGATGAACGAGATCAAGCTGAACACAGTGGAGCATGAAGAGATATTTTACCCCCATAACAGAATTAATTTGCAGAATGGGCAGATCAACAAAATGGGTCGGAGTCGGAAATACAGCAACAACAGGAACTGGCTCTTCGGCACGCCCTTCTAG
- a CDS encoding hypothetical protein (putative), producing MAGSVWNRNSWHWEEKNYNKWGESYIKNKLSDLKIEKEGLSVYFDRVDISGNASVSIRKGKQINSFEYVIKFDWVFSETGQEKEYAGGTAEILDFSNCSVEDNDYAINVELIGDKENTKRAFDILRKDGKEKIKDALKDFPADLLKHDSNEQTRNRRSWRR from the exons ATGGCGGGATCCGTTTGGAACAGAAACAGCTGGCACTG ggaagaaaagaactacaacaaatggggagagtcctacataaaaaataaattgtccGATTTgaaaatcgaaaaggaaGGACTTTCCGTCTACTTCGACAGGGTGGACATTTCCGGAAAT GCCTCCGTATCCATCCggaagggaaaacaaataaactCCTTCGAGTACGTAATCAAGTTCGACTGGGTCTTCTCCGAAACGGGACAAGAAAAGGAATACGCTGGAGGGACCGCAGAAATTTTGGACTTCTCAAATTGTTCCGTTGAG GACAACGACTACGCCATCAACGTTGAGCTGATTGGAGACAAGGAGAATACCAAGCGGGCCTTCGACATTCTGAGGAAGGacggaaaggagaaaataaaagacgCCTTGAAGGATTTCCCAGCGGATCTACTGAAGCACGACTCGAACGAA CAAACAAGGAACAGAAGATCCTggcggagg